The uncultured Bacteroides sp. genome has a segment encoding these proteins:
- a CDS encoding carboxymuconolactone decarboxylase family protein, with protein sequence MVSFKEKGVAAPSSYFTGRVWVNMNINPEDGYNTMVGTVNFEAKSRTNWHSHTSGQILFVISGVGYYQEKGKSVQIIREGDVVKIPKNVVHWHGASHNCAMTHIAMVPELDKDKTEWLNPVSDKEYNKCSTQNEDININLTEKAIKNHEELWPGYESKAKQTDPELIEIFDNFAFDEVIKYGNLDTKTRVMMIMGSTIAQGALTEYKMFVNGALNVGVTPVEIKEILYQSVAYVGVAKVIDFIYAANEILKERGIELPVKGQSTTTPETRMEKGLALQKDIFGDMIDKMYEQSPKNQLHIQKYLSANCFGDYQTRTGLDAKTRELLTFSMLISMGGTESQVKGHILGNVKVGNDKETLLSVATQLLPYIGYPRTLNALKCLNEVIPE encoded by the coding sequence ATGGTATCATTTAAAGAAAAAGGAGTTGCGGCTCCATCTAGCTATTTCACAGGAAGAGTATGGGTCAATATGAATATTAATCCAGAAGACGGATATAATACTATGGTTGGAACGGTGAACTTCGAAGCAAAAAGCAGAACCAACTGGCATAGTCATACCAGTGGCCAGATCCTTTTTGTAATTAGCGGAGTTGGATATTATCAGGAAAAAGGAAAATCAGTACAGATTATCCGTGAAGGCGATGTAGTGAAAATTCCCAAAAATGTTGTACATTGGCACGGAGCATCACACAACTGTGCGATGACTCATATTGCAATGGTCCCTGAACTTGATAAGGATAAAACAGAGTGGCTTAATCCCGTTAGTGATAAGGAATATAATAAATGTTCAACACAAAATGAGGACATTAATATAAATCTGACTGAAAAAGCTATAAAAAATCACGAGGAATTATGGCCTGGTTATGAATCAAAAGCTAAACAAACCGACCCTGAATTGATTGAGATATTCGATAATTTTGCTTTTGATGAAGTAATCAAATATGGCAATCTGGACACCAAAACCCGGGTGATGATGATTATGGGTTCTACCATAGCTCAGGGTGCACTTACGGAATATAAAATGTTTGTAAATGGAGCTCTTAATGTAGGTGTTACACCGGTTGAAATTAAGGAAATTCTGTATCAATCAGTTGCTTATGTTGGAGTAGCTAAAGTGATAGATTTTATTTATGCAGCCAACGAAATACTAAAGGAAAGGGGAATTGAATTACCGGTAAAAGGACAATCGACCACCACACCTGAAACCCGGATGGAAAAAGGATTGGCTCTTCAAAAAGATATTTTTGGAGATATGATTGACAAAATGTACGAACAGTCACCAAAGAATCAACTGCATATACAAAAGTACTTGTCTGCAAATTGCTTCGGCGATTATCAAACTCGTACCGGTTTAGATGCAAAGACCAGAGAATTATTAACCTTCTCAATGCTCATCAGCATGGGTGGCACTGAATCACAGGTTAAAGGGCATATTTTAGGTAATGTGAAAGTAGGCAATGACAAAGAGACCTTGCTAAGTGTAGCCACACAACTTTTACCCTATATTGGATATCCTCGCACCCTGAATGCATTAAAATGCTTAAACGAAGTTATACCTGAATAA
- a CDS encoding SDR family oxidoreductase has product MKNHLVNVIVVIGAGSIGQAIVRRIGAGKHILLADLRQENCDVAVKTLSEAGFDVSTAIVDVSSRASVHSLIKTALAIGPITGLIHAAGVSPSQASPETILKVDLYGTAVILEEFGNIIEHGGAGVVIASQSGHRLPALTQEQNNALATTPTEELLSLSMLQSDQVKGPLHAYQLSKRGNSLRVMAEAIRWGKRGARINTISPGIIMTPLAKDELSGPRGESYRKMIEGGAVGRAGTPDEVANVGALLMGQDGAFITGSDILMDGGVTAAYWFGGLEQPSN; this is encoded by the coding sequence ATGAAAAATCATTTAGTAAATGTAATCGTAGTTATAGGAGCCGGTTCAATTGGACAGGCTATTGTTAGAAGGATTGGTGCAGGTAAACACATTCTTTTGGCTGATCTTCGTCAGGAAAATTGTGATGTGGCTGTAAAGACACTTAGCGAAGCTGGTTTTGATGTAAGCACTGCAATTGTCGACGTATCATCCAGGGCATCGGTACATTCGCTTATCAAAACTGCTTTAGCAATTGGTCCCATCACCGGGCTTATACATGCTGCAGGTGTTTCTCCTTCTCAAGCTTCACCTGAAACAATTCTAAAAGTAGATTTATACGGAACGGCAGTCATTCTTGAAGAATTCGGCAATATTATAGAACACGGAGGTGCAGGTGTAGTAATTGCTTCACAATCCGGGCATCGCTTGCCTGCACTTACTCAGGAACAAAACAACGCCCTGGCAACCACTCCGACTGAAGAATTATTATCACTTTCAATGCTTCAATCAGATCAGGTTAAAGGTCCTTTACATGCTTATCAATTATCTAAAAGAGGCAATTCGTTAAGGGTAATGGCTGAAGCTATAAGATGGGGTAAACGAGGTGCTCGGATTAATACCATAAGTCCAGGTATTATAATGACTCCTTTAGCAAAAGATGAATTATCTGGTCCACGTGGAGAAAGTTACCGCAAGATGATAGAAGGTGGTGCTGTTGGAAGAGCAGGAACCCCTGATGAAGTTGCCAATGTAGGAGCCTTATTAATGGGGCAAGATGGCGCTTTTATAACTGGTAGCGATATCTTAATGGATGGCGGAGTGACCGCTGCCTATTGGTTTGGCGGATTAGAACAGCCTTCTAATTAA